From Nymphaea colorata isolate Beijing-Zhang1983 chromosome 6, ASM883128v2, whole genome shotgun sequence, a single genomic window includes:
- the LOC116256084 gene encoding protein GIGANTEA isoform X2 — MGKYAASGELKPPTIASSRGTGKHPQLMPSTPRWAVANGAGVILSVCDEEVSRYETANLTAAAVPALLLPPPTTDLDEHLVAGLPALEPYARLFHRYYAIATPSATQRLLLGLLEAPPSWAPDALDAAVQLVELLRAAEDYATGMRLPRNWMHLHFLRAIGTAMSMRAGIAADAAAALLFRILSQPSLLFPAARPTEGIGVPRGPLGGLPSCYSKQVEVPALDATIEATAQGVASLLCAHGPEVEWRICTIWEAAYGLLPLSSSTVDLPEIVVATPLQPPVLSWNLYLPLLKVLEYLPRGGPAEACLMRIFIATVEAILKRTFPLHPSKVQVKLSRFTSNGISSNSKGLAVAELRTMVHSLFLESNASADLASRLLFVVLAVCISHEALPKGSKSPPGDGRGTIHYSEMVSEETVNEKSANIRNQNKTKGPVSAFDSYVLAAICALACELQLIPLISQNNKAPSSRDLTNARTAKVNGASSHLRNDTCSAVCHTRRFLGILEALFSVKPSSVGSMWSYSSNDIVAAAMVAAHVSELFRRSKPCMHALAVLMRCKWDTEICNRASSLYHLIDIQWKTVASIVNKAEPLEAHVLRVPERNESDACFHVRKQLKSSNIDSLKAGEESSSEREGDNVSDMFLKCKKPTVLNDAILSTSGKSVANLPVDALDLANFLTTDGYVGFSCNAQILLRSVLAEKQELCFSVVSLLWHKLIGAPEMQMSVEGTSAQQGWRQVVDALCNVVLASPTKASTAIVLQADRDLQPWIARDDEQSQKLWRINQRIVNLLAELLRNHGTPESLMIIASASDLLLRATDGMLIDGEACTLPQLELLEATARAVELVFDWGEAGSAVADGLSNLLKCRLPATVRCLSHPSAHVRALSTSLLRDILHIDSLKSNPVQEDVRGIPVPPYRTLTIGTINWHADLEKCVAWEAHSRRATGLTLTLLVAAAKELGCVVPV; from the exons ATGGGCAAGTATGCTGCTAGTGGAGAACTCAAACCACCAACAATTG CTAGCAGCCGTGGAACTGGAAAACACCCTCAGCTCATGCCATCAACTCCTAGGTGGGCTGTTGCGAATGGAGCTGGTGTGATTCTGAGTGTGTGTGATGAAGAAGTTTCCAGATATGAAACTGCAAATTTAACTGCAGCTGCTGTCCCTGCCCTTTTACTACCTCCTCCAACAACAGATCTGGATGAACATCTAGTTGCAGGGTTGCCTGCTCTTGAGCCATATGCACGCTTGTTTCACAG GTACTATGCAATAGCTACTCCAAGTGCAACACAAAGACTTCTACTTGGTCTTTTGGAAGCACCGCCTTCTTGGGCACCAGATGCACTTGATGCTGCTGTGCAGCTTGTGGAGCTTCTTAGGGCAGCTGAAGATTATGCAACTGGAATGAGG CTCCCAAGGAACTGGATGCATTTGCACTTCCTTCGTGCTATTGGCACAGCAATGTCCATGAGGGCAGGCATTGCTGCAGATGCTGCTGCCGCTTTACTTTTCCGAATACTTTCTCAGCCTTCATTACTTTTTCCTGCTGCTAGACCAACTGAAGGCATAGGTGTCCCTCGTGGACCTCTTGGTGGTCTGCCTTCGTGCTATAGTAAACAG GTTGAAGTTCCTGCCCTGGATGCTACAATAGAAGCTACAGCTCAAGGAGTTGCATCACTTTTATGTGCCCATGGACCTGAGGTTGAATGGAGAATCTGTACAATCTGGGAAGCTGCATATGGCTTACTTCCTTTGAGTTCATCAACTGTTGATTTACCTGAAATAGTGGTAGCCACCCCATTGCAGCCACCAGTTCTATCGTGGAATCTGTATCTTCCACTGCTCAAAGTGTTGGAGTATCTCCCTAGGGGAGGGCCTGCTGAAGCATGCCTTATGAGGATCTTTATAGCTACTGTTGAAGCAATTCTGAAGAGAACATTTCCTTTGCATCCTTCAAAAGTTCAGGTAAAGTTGTCACGCTTCACCAGCAATGGTATATCTTCAAATTCAAAGGGTCTTGCCGTGGCAGAACTTCGTACAATGGTTCATTCTTTATTTCTCGAGTCAAATGCTTCAGCAGATCTTGCCTCTCGTCTATTGTTTGTAGTGTTGGCAGTTTGTATTAGTCATGAAGCTCTGCCAAAAGGAAGTAAAAGTCCCCCTGGTGATGGGAGAGGTACAATTCATTACTCAGAGATGGTGTCTGAAGAAACAGTGAATGAAAAATCCGCAAACATCCGAAACCAGAACAAAACAAAAGGACCAGTATCAGCATTTGATTCGTATGTGCTGGCAGCTATATGTGCTCTGGCATGTGAGCTTCAATTGATTCCTCTTATTTCACAAAATAACAAAGCACCTAGTTCTAGAGACTTGACTAATGCCAGGACAGCAAAGGTTAATGGAGCATCTTCtcatttaagaaatgatacGTGCTCAGCAGTATGTCATACACGTAGGTTTTTGGGAATTTTAGAGGCACTATTTTCAGTGAAACCATCTTCAGTTGGCTCAATGTGGAGTTACAGTTCTAATGATATAGTAGCTGCTGCTATGGTTGCTGCTCACGTTTCTGAGCTCTTTCGAAGGTCAAAGCCTTGCATGCATGCACTTGCTGTTCTAATGCGGTGTAAATGGGACACTGAGATATGCAACAGAGCCTCATCACTCTATCACCTTATAGACATTCAATGGAAAACTGTTGCCTCAATAGTGAATAAGGCAGAACCCTTGGAAGCACATGTACTGCGTGTTCCTGAAAGGAATGAATCTGATGCGTGCTTCCATGTCAGGAAACAGTTGAAGTCATCAAACATTGACAGTTTGAAAGCAGGTGAAGAATCATCATCCGAGAGGGAAGGAGATAATGTATCAGATATGTTCTTAAAATGCAAAAAGCCAACGGTCCTGAATGATGCAATACTAAGTACATCTGGAAAAAGTGTAGCAAATCTTCCTGTAGATGCATTAGATCTTGCTAATTTCCTAACGACAGATGGATATGTTGGATTTAGCTGCAATGCACAGATTCTTTTAAGATCAGTGCTTGCAGAGAAGCAAGAATTGTGCTTCTCTGTTGTATCTTTACTGTGGCACAAGTTGATCGGTGCACCTGAAATGCAAATGAGTGTTGAAGGCACATCTGCCCAGCAAGGGTGGAGGCAG GTAGTCGATGCATTGTGCAATGTTGTATTGGCCTCACCAACAAAGGCATCAACGGCAATTGTCCTTCAG GCAGATAGAGATTTGCAGCCTTGGATTGCAAGAGATGACGAGCAAAGCCAGAAATTGTGGAGGATCAATCAGAGAATTGTTAATTTGCTAGCAGAACTTCTTAGGAACCATGGCACACCAGAATCGTTGATGATTATTGCTAGTGCTTCGGATCTTCTTCTCCGAGCTACTGATGGAATGCTTATTGACGGAGAAGCATGTACATTACCACAGTTGGAG CTATTGGAAGCAACAGCTAGAgcagttgaacttgtttttgACTGGGGTGAAGCAGGATCTGCTGTTGCCGACGGCCTATCAAATTTATTAAAG TGCCGTCTTCCTGCAACTGTTCGCTGCCTGTCTCATCCCAGTGCACATGTCCGTGCCCTCAGCACATCGCTTCTGCGAGACATCTTACATATCGATTCCCTCAAATCCAATCCTGTACAAGAGGATGTAAGGGGAATTCCCGTGCCTCCTTACCGCACCTTAACAATCGGTACCATCAACTGGCACGCTGACCTTGAGAAATGTGTGGCATGGGAGGCACACAGCAGGCGTGCTACTGGATTGACGCTCACTCTGCTTGTTGCTGCTGCGAAGGAGTTGGGTTGTGTTGTTCCTGTCTGA
- the LOC116255419 gene encoding uncharacterized protein LOC116255419 isoform X1, which translates to MAKKRKSDVTGLDELDRTMYATFCSAANSLSQLYTQAQSQQKLMFQAGERHGMEKLYEWILKQHEEGSRVTAADVIAYLQKELDYDLEETSSPESQMYQHSSHPQMMHSDSGSLVYAGGQTSPRGARPTHTDQHKNSNFFNGLSTPVRSSLQPFQLPQSEYFLSNSGQSGNGGRRAGSLDSYGNGVFNELHGPSQDHDIGSSVNSLQICYSQPRENWEACFSDSNSSFMDIHEGSAVRDSY; encoded by the exons ATGGCTAAGAAGAGGAAATCGGACGTCACAGGCTTGGACGAGCTGGACAGGACCATGTACGCCACCTTTTGCAGCGCGGCCAACTCTCTTTCGCAGCTGTACACGCAGGCGCAGAGCCAGCAGAAGCTCATGTTTCAAGCCGGGGAGCGCCATGGAATG GAGAAATTATATGAGTGGATATTAAAACAACACGAGGAAGGGTCAAGGGTTACTGCAGCAGATGTTATTGCTTATTTACAG AAAGAGCTCGATTATGATCTAGAAGAAACATCATCTCCAGAATCTCAGATGTATCAGCACAGTTCTCACCCTCAGATGATGCATTCAGATTCAGGTTCCTTAGTATATGCTGGTGGGCAGACTTCGCCTCGCGGTGCAAGACCTACTCATACTGACCAACACAAgaattctaatttttttaatggtttgtCCACTCCAGTAAGGAGCAGCCTGCAGCCATTTCAGTTACCTCAATCCGAGTACTTCTTAAGCAATTCTGGCCAGTCAGGAAATGGAGGACGGAGGGCTGGCTCCTTAGACTCATATGGGAATGGTGTTTTTAATGAACTACATGGCCCATCACAAGATCATGATATTGGCAGCAGTGTTAATTCTCTTCAGATCTGCTATTCCCAGCCTCGTGAAAACTGGGAGGCATGTTTTTCTGACTCAAATAGTTCATTCATGGACATTCATGAGGGAAGTGCAGTTCGTGACTCTTACTGA
- the LOC116255419 gene encoding uncharacterized protein LOC116255419 isoform X2 — protein MYATFCSAANSLSQLYTQAQSQQKLMFQAGERHGMEKLYEWILKQHEEGSRVTAADVIAYLQKELDYDLEETSSPESQMYQHSSHPQMMHSDSGSLVYAGGQTSPRGARPTHTDQHKNSNFFNGLSTPVRSSLQPFQLPQSEYFLSNSGQSGNGGRRAGSLDSYGNGVFNELHGPSQDHDIGSSVNSLQICYSQPRENWEACFSDSNSSFMDIHEGSAVRDSY, from the exons ATGTACGCCACCTTTTGCAGCGCGGCCAACTCTCTTTCGCAGCTGTACACGCAGGCGCAGAGCCAGCAGAAGCTCATGTTTCAAGCCGGGGAGCGCCATGGAATG GAGAAATTATATGAGTGGATATTAAAACAACACGAGGAAGGGTCAAGGGTTACTGCAGCAGATGTTATTGCTTATTTACAG AAAGAGCTCGATTATGATCTAGAAGAAACATCATCTCCAGAATCTCAGATGTATCAGCACAGTTCTCACCCTCAGATGATGCATTCAGATTCAGGTTCCTTAGTATATGCTGGTGGGCAGACTTCGCCTCGCGGTGCAAGACCTACTCATACTGACCAACACAAgaattctaatttttttaatggtttgtCCACTCCAGTAAGGAGCAGCCTGCAGCCATTTCAGTTACCTCAATCCGAGTACTTCTTAAGCAATTCTGGCCAGTCAGGAAATGGAGGACGGAGGGCTGGCTCCTTAGACTCATATGGGAATGGTGTTTTTAATGAACTACATGGCCCATCACAAGATCATGATATTGGCAGCAGTGTTAATTCTCTTCAGATCTGCTATTCCCAGCCTCGTGAAAACTGGGAGGCATGTTTTTCTGACTCAAATAGTTCATTCATGGACATTCATGAGGGAAGTGCAGTTCGTGACTCTTACTGA
- the LOC116255822 gene encoding protein BRASSINOSTEROID INSENSITIVE 1-like — MNTFRAVSVSFLLFSVFFCSFEARASLQRHLSSSANGDDDARRLLDFKAAVSGRDALPDWLPGNRVCDFHGVACTAGRVSSLALSSRQLTVDLRHVVELLMGLDGLESLRLSSANVTGNLSALAGMACPVGLAVLDLGGNSISGDLSGISGLRSCSSLVHLNLSGNAISFSAGGSGALPPALEELDLSFNSISGEGALTWILSSGGCRTLRLLSLKANTVSGGILVAECANFWKLDLSANNFSGGIPDLGACASLEYLDLSANRLSGEIGDGVARCGRLKHLNLSTNAFSGGIPSAGLGRSLRYLSLSDNHLQGHISSSIFESCSFLLDLDLSINNLSGVLPPSFARCSALERINLARNNLSGVLPVRSLSLLANLNSLVLSYNYFSGKLPSDLLANLSMLETLDLSSNSISGTIPWAICQSPQNSLQELYLQNNQLVGWVPATLSNCSKLVSLDVSFNFLTGTIPSSLSKLTRLQDLVMWLNQLSGNIPVELSQISTLEKLILDDNWLTGGIPSGLKNCTNLNWLSLSSNLLSGEIPAWIGLLPNLAILQLKNNSLYGVIPPELGDCRSLIWLDLNSNRLTGPIPGSLAKQSGSIAVGLISGNHYAYLKNDGGPTCHGAGSLLEFAGIRPEQLLRVPSSHACNFTRPYISDTHYTFNKNGSMIFLDLSYNFLSGSIPPELGSMYYLNVLNLGRNSLTGEIPDELGKLTRMNVLDLSHNHLQGPIPPSFSGLSLLSEIDVSNNNLSGAIPTGGQLFSFPAYRFENNSGLCGLPLPDCGDGSSSTSSPATRNKARKKNALLAGRVVIGILFSFFCIVGIVIVAMETRKRQRKKKPAVDDVLGDSRSLERGWKYTGDMREALSISLATFEIEKPLQKLTLGDLIEATNNFHYDSLIGSGGFGDVYKAQLKDGSIVAVKKLIHVSGQGDREFTAEMETIGRIKHRNLVPLLGYCKVGEERLLVYEYMKNGSLSDVLHNPKKGGAELDWTARRKIAAGSARGLAFLHHSCSPHIIHRDMKSSNVLLDDNLEARVADFGMARLVSATETHLSVSTLAGTPGYVPPEYYQSFRCSTKGDVYSFGVVLLELLTGRKPTDSSDFGDNNLVGWVKQHAKLRIGDVFDPAFGAKGKPEMEVELLQHLRIACQCLDDRPWRRPTMLQVVAMFKELHATVPRREADKSPK; from the coding sequence ATGAACACTTTCAGAGCCGTCAGcgtctctttccttcttttctcagTCTTCTTCTGCAGCTTCGAGGCGAGGGCGTCGTTGCAGCGGCACTTGTCTTCCTCCGCCAATGGCGACGACGACGCCCGCCGGCTCCTGGACTTCAAGGCTGCCGTCTCCGGCCGCGACGCGCTCCCCGATTGGCTTCCGGGCAACCGCGTCTGCGACTTCCACGGTGTCGCTTGCACCGCCGGTCGCGTCTCGTCTCTGGCGCTCAGCTCGAGGCAGCTCACCGTCGATCTTCGACACGTTGTGGAGTTGTTGATGGGTTTGGATGGGTTGGAGAGTTTGCGGCTGAGCTCCGCGAATGTCACCGGAAATCTCTCCGCCTTGGCTGGGATGGCCTGTCCAGTGGGTTTAGCTGTTCTTGACCTTGGTGGGAACTCCATATCCGGCGACCTCTCCGGCATCTCTGGCCTGAGGTCTTGCTCCAGCCTCGTTCATTTGAATTTATCCGGCAACGCGATTTCCTTCTCGGCTGGAGGCAGCGGAGCATTGCCTCCGGCGCTCGAGGAACTCGACCTGAGCTTCAACAGCATTTCCGGCGAAGGGGCGCTTACATGGATACTCTCTTCCGGGGGTTGCCGGACGCTTCGGTTGCTCTCCCTAAAGGCGAACACAGTTTCTGGCGGGATCTTGGTCGCCGAGTGCGCGAACTTCTGGAAACTAGACCTGTCGGCGAATAACTTTTCCGGCGGTATCCCCGATCTAGGCGCCTGTGCCTCGCTGGAGTATCTGGATCTCTCTGCGAACAGGCTTTCGGGAGAGATCGGCGATGGTGTTGCCCGGTGTGGGCGGCTGAAGCACCTCAACCTTTCGACAAACGCCTTCTCTGGCGGGATACCGTCGGCTGGCCTCGGCCGGAGCCTCCGTTACCTCTCTCTTTCCGATAACCATCTCCAAGGTCACATTTCCTCCTCCATCTTCGAGTCTTGCTCGTTCCTTCTCGATCTCGACCTCTCTATAAACAACTTATCCGGTGTTTTGCCGCCCTCTTTCGCCCGTTGCTCGGCCTTGGAGAGAATCAACCTCGCCAGAAACAACCTCTCTGGTGTCCTCCCTGTTCGGAGCCTATCACTCCTGGCCAACCTAAACAGCTTAGTTTTATCCTACAATTACTTCTCCGGCAAACTCCCATCAGACCTCCTGGCGAACCTATCCATGCTCGAGACTCTGGACCTTAGCTCCAACAGCATCTCCGGTACGATCCCATGGGCCATCTGCCAGAGCCCTCAGAACTCACTCCAGGAGCTCTACCTCCAGAACAACCAGCTCGTGGGCTGGGTTCCGGCGACACTGAGTAACTGCTCTAAGCTCGTCTCGCTTGATGTCAGCTTCAATTTTCTCACCGGGACGATTCCGTCGAGCCTCAGCAAGCTCACTCGCCTCCAGGACCTCGTGATGTGGCTAAACCAGCTAAGCGGCAACATACCAGTGGAGCTCTCGCAGATTAGTACCTTGGAGAAGCTCATCCTCGATGACAACTGGCTCACGGGAGGCATTCCCTCCGGCTTGAAAAACTGCACCAACCTTAATTGGCTCTCGCTTTCGTCGAACCTCCTGTCCGGCGAAATTCCGGCGTGGATTGGCCTGTTGCCGAATCTTGCGATCCTGCAGCTCAAGAATAATTCCTTGTATGGAGTCATTCCGCCCGAGCTTGGAGACTGCAGGAGCCTCATCTGGCTCGACCTGAACAGCAACCGGCTTACTGGTCCGATCCCGGGTTCGCTGGCGAAGCAATCGGGAAGCATCGCTGTGGGCCTCATTTCCGGCAATCACTACGCTTACCTGAAGAATGACGGAGGCCCCACCTGCCACGGTGCTGGAAGCCTCCTCGAATTCGCCGGAATCCGGCCGGAGCAGCTCCTAAGGGTGCCTTCTAGCCACGCCTGTAACTTTACGAGACCATACATAAGCGACACCCACTATACATTCAATAAAAATGGCAGCATGATCTTCCTGGACCTCTCTTACAACTTTCTGTCCGGTTCTATCCCGCCGGAGCTTGGTTCCATGTACTATTTGAACGTTCTCAACCTCGGCCGCAATTCGCTCACCGGCGAGATCCCGGACGAACTGGGAAAGCTCACGAGGATGAACGTGCTAGACCTCTCACACAATCACCTGCAGGGGCCCATTCCTCCTTCCTTCTCCGGACTCTCCCTCCTCTCTGAGATTGACGTCTCCAACAACAACCTGAGCGGGGCGATCCCTACCGGCGGCCAGCTCTTTTCGTTTCCGGCTTACCGCTTCGAGAACAATTCCGGCCTGTGCGGCCTCCCTTTGCCCGATTGCGGCGACGGTTCGTCGTCCACCTCCTCCCCTGCCACCAGAAACAAGGCCCGAAAGAAGAACGCGTTGCTGGCAGGGCGCGTGGTGATTGgcattctcttttctttcttttgcatagTGGGGATTGTGATTGTCGCCATGGAGACCAGGAAGCGgcaaaggaagaagaagccGGCCGTCGACGACGTGTTGGGCGACAGCCGGTCATTGGAACGGGGCTGGAAGTACACTGGCGACATGCGCGAGGCGCTCAGCATCAGCCTGGCCACCTTCGAAATCGAGAAGCCGCTGCAGAAGCTCACCCTCGGGGACCTGATCGAGGCCACCAACAACTTCCACTACGACAGCCTCATCGGCTCCGGCGGGTTCGGCGACGTTTACAAGGCACAACTCAAGGACGGCAGCATCGTGGCGGTGAAGAAGCTGATTCACGTGAGCGGCCAAGGCGACCGCGAGTTCACCGCGGAGATGGAGACCATTGGGCGGATCAAGCACCGGAACCTAGTGCCCCTTCTTGGCTACTGCAAGGTTGGGGAGGAGCGGCTCCTTGTGTACGAGTACATGAAGAACGGCAGCCTCAGTGACGTCCTCCACAACCCGAAGAAGGGCGGTGCGGAGCTCGACTGGACGGCGAGGCGGAAGATCGCGGCGGGTTCGGCGAGGGGGTTAGCCTTCCTCCACCACAGCTGCTCCCCCCACATCATCCACAGGGACATGAAGTCGAGCAACGTGCTGCTGGATGATAACCTGGAGGCGAGGGTGGCTGACTTCGGGATGGCGAGGCTGGTGAGCGCCACGGAGACCCACCTTAGCGTCAGCACGCTCGCGGGGACGCCGGGGTACGTGCCGCCGGAGTACTACCAGAGCTTCCGGTGCAGCACCAAGGGGGACGTCTACAGCTTCGGGGTGGTGCTGCTGGAGCTGCTCACGGGGCGGAAGCCCACTGACTCGTCCGACTTCGGGGACAACAACCTGGTGGGTTGGGTGAAGCAGCACGCCAAGCTCAGGATCGGCGACGTGTTCGACCCGGCGTTTGGGGCGAAGGGGAAGCCGGAGATGGAGGTGGAGCTGCTGCAGCACCTACGGATCGCCTGTCAGTGCCTGGACGACCGACCGTGGAGGAGGCCCACCATGCTGCAGGTGGTGGCCATGTTCAAGGAATTGCACGCCACCGTGCCTCGCCGGGAGGCCGATAAGAGCCCCAAATAG